The following are encoded in a window of Manihot esculenta cultivar AM560-2 chromosome 8, M.esculenta_v8, whole genome shotgun sequence genomic DNA:
- the LOC110621153 gene encoding MLO-like protein 1, giving the protein MSGGGSEEGDSLEFTPTWVVAAVCTVIVAISLAAERFLHYGGKYLKMKNQKPLFEALQKVKEELMLLGFISLLLTVSQGTISKICVPEHVITNMLPCDLSEKRKGGEESNTTATTEHFQRFFTTGISGTARRLLAESTESQIGYCAKKGKVPLLSIEALHHLHIFIFVLAIVHVTFSVLTIVFGGARIRQWQHWENSIAKDRYDTDELLKKKVTHVHQHTFIQEHFLGIGKESALLGWVHSFFKQFYACVTKSDYVTLRLGFITTHCRGNPKFNFHRYMVRALEDDFKTVVGISWYLWIFVVVFLLLNVNGWHTYFWIAFIPFILLLAVGTKLEHVITQLARDVAEKHVAIEGDLVVKPSDEHFWFNRPDIVLFLIHFILFQNAFEIAFFFWIWVQYGFDSCIMGQVRYIVPRLIIGVIIQVLCSYSTLPLYAIVTQMGSSYKKAIFEEHVQAGLVGWAEKVKRKKGLKAAAAAAAAKEGPNQSSSHDSSLGIQLGRIGRNGSAPQEIQPSAGSEGQT; this is encoded by the exons atGAGTGGTGGAGGAAGTGAAGAGGGAGATTCATTAGAATTCACACCCACTTGGGTTGTTGCTGCTGTGTGCACTGTGATTGTTGCCATTTCTTTAGCTGCTGAAAGATTTCTCCATTATGGGGGCAAATATCTTAAGATGAAGAACCAGAAACCCCTCTTTGAAGCCCTCCAAAAAGTTAAAGAAG AGTTGATGCTTCTGGGTTTCATATCTTTGTTATTGACAGTGTCTCAGGGCACAATCTCTAAAATCTGTGTACCTGAGCATGTGATTACTAATATGCTTCCTTGTGATCTCTccgaaaaaagaaaaggaggagAAGAATCTAATACTACAGCTACAACCGAACATTTTCAGAGGTTCTTTACTACTGGCATTTCTGGCACTGCCAGGCGCCTACTGGCTGAATCCACTGAGTCCCAGATTGGTTACTGTGCGAAGAAG GGTAAGGTGCCATTGTTATCTATAGAAGCACTACACCATCTACACATCTTTATCTTTGTCCTAGCCATTGTCCATGTCACTTTCAGTGTACTCACAATTGTGTTTGGAGGGGCAAGG atTCGTCAATGGCAACATTGGGAGAATTCAATTGCAAAAGATCGATATGATACAGATGAAC TTCTTAAAAAGAAGGTCACCCATGTCCATCAACATACATTTATCCAGGAGCATTTTCTGGGCATTGGTAAAGAATCAGCTCTGCTGGGGTGGGTG CATTCCTTTTTCAAACAATTCTATGCATGTGTAACAAAATCAGATTACGTAACTCTGCGACTCGGTTTCATCACG ACACATTGCAGAGGAAATCCCAAATTTAATTTTCACAGATACATGGTGCGTGCCCTTGAAGATGACTTTAAGACAGTTGTTGGTATAAG TTGGTATCTTTGGATATTTGTGGTTGTCTTCTTATTGCTGAATGTTAATG GTTGGCATACATATTTCTGGATAGCCTTCATTCCTTTCATT CTTCTACTTGCTGTGGGAACCAAGCTGGAGCATGTAATCACCCAGTTGGCTCGTGATGTTGCTGAGAAACATGTAGCCATAGAAGGGGACTTAGTAGTTAAACCATCAGATGAACATTTTTGGTTCAACCGACCTGATATCGTCCTGTTCTTGATCCATTTCATCCTCTTCCAAAATGCTTTTGAGATTGCATTTTTCTTCTGGATATGG GTTCAATATGGCTTTGACTCGTGCATAATGGGACAAGTCCGGTACATTGTCCCCAGGCTAATTATTGG gGTTATCATTCAGGTACTCTGCAGTTACAGCACCCTTCCACTTTATGCCATTGTCACACAG ATGGGAAGTTCTTACAAGAAAGCAATATTCGAGGAGCACGTCCAAGCTGGCCTTGTTGGTTGGGCCGAGAAGGTGAAGAGAAAGAAAGGCCTaaaagcagcagcagcagcagcagcagcaaaaGAAGGACCTAACCAGTCAAGTTCTCATGACAGTTCTCTGGGAATTCAACTTGGAAGAATCGGGCGTAACGGCTCTGCTCCTCAGGAGATCCAACCTTCAGCTGGTTCTGAGGGACAAACATAG